From one Thamnophis elegans isolate rThaEle1 chromosome 7, rThaEle1.pri, whole genome shotgun sequence genomic stretch:
- the LDHB gene encoding L-lactate dehydrogenase B chain, with protein MASLKDKLITPITQPSTQPNNKVTVVGVGQVGMACAVSVLERGLCDELALVDVLEDKLKGEMLDLQHGSLFLKTPKIIADKDYSVTANSKVVVVTAGVRQQEGESRLDLVQRNVNVFKFIIPQVVKYSPNCMILVVSNPVDILTYVTWKLSGLPKHRVIGSGCNLDSARFRFLMAEKLGIHPSSCHGWVLGEHGDSSVPIWSGVNVAGVSLQELNPQMGTDQDPEEWKKVHRQVVESAYEVIKLKGYTNWAIGFSVADLLETILKNLSRVHPVSTMVKGMYGIENEVFLSLPCVLGSVGLTSVINQKLKDSEVAQLQNSASTLWNVQKDLKDL; from the exons aTGGCTTCCCTCAAGGACAAACTGATTACTCCAATTACCCAGCCCAGCACTCAACCGAACAACAAGGTCACCGTGGTAGGAGTCGGTCAGGTGGGGATGGCCTGTGCTGTCAGTGTCCTGGAAAGG GGTCTCTGCGATGAACTCGCCCTCGTTGATGTCCTGGAAGACAAACTGAAAGGAGAAATGCTGGATCTGCAACATGGAAGCTTATTTCTGAAGACACCTAAGATCATAGCAGACAAGG ATTATTCTGTGACCGCTAATTCAAAGGTGGTGGTTGTAACCGCCGGTGTCCGCCAGCAGGAAGGAGAAAGCCGTCTGGACTTAGTTCAGAGGAACGTAAACGTCTTCAAATTCATTATCCCACAAGTTGTGAAATACAGCCCAAATTGCATGATTCTGGTGGTTTCCAACCCAG TGGACATCCTGACCTACGTGACATGGAAACTTAGTGGCCTGCCGAAGCATCGCGTCATCGGGAGCGGTTGTAACCTTGATTCGGCTCGGTTCCGCTTCTTGATGGCAGAAAAATTGGGCATCCATCCCTCTAGCTGTCACGGTTGGGTCTTGGGAGAACATGGCGATTCCAGTG TACCAATCTGGAGTGGGGTCAATGTAGCAGGCGTTTCTCTCCAGGAACTGAATCCACAAATGGGGACGGACCAAGATCCAGAGGAATGGAAGAAAGTCCACAGACAGGTGGTTGAGAG TGCTTATGAAGTGATCAAACTGAAAGGCTACACCAACTGGGCCATTGGCTTTAGTGTTGCTGATCTTCTAGAAACCATTCTGAAGAACCTTTCTCGAGTCCACCCAGTGTCTACCATGGTTAAG GGTATGTACGGCATTGAAAACGAAGTATTCCTGAGCCTTCCTTGTGTGCTGGGATCCGTGGGGTTGACCAGCGTGATCAACCAGAAGCTGAAGGATAGCGAGGTGGCTCAGCTCCAGAACAGCGCTTCTACGCTGTGGAATGTCCAGAAGGACCTCAAAGATCTGTAG